Part of the Candidatus Poribacteria bacterium genome, CAGAGAGGCGTTGCAAGCCCCCCCCGAGCGGCGAACGCTCATGCTTCGGAATCGACTCCGGTTCGTGGTGGAGTTTATAGGCGAATTCTTGCATCTCCGCGAGTTCATCACCAGACAGGACACCCGGAACCAAGAGCCAACCGCGCATGTCAAAGAGGTACTTCTGTTCCTGCGTCGGTGGGACAACAGGTGTACCATCGGAGGTGGTTTTTGTTAATTGTGCATTCTCAATGTCGAGTGCTGCGCCGAGGTTTTTATCAACGATAAACGGTTTTGTGTGGTTCGTAACCTCTGCCATAATAGATTTCCTTTGTATTGGCTGTCAGCCATCAGCCGTCAGCGATCAGTTTTAAGAGGTTTTCGTTTAAGAATAGCCTCTTTTTGCTGATTGCTGACCGCTATGCAGCTTTGGCGCGTTTGAGTGCGTCCTCAGAAACGCTGAGTGTCTTCGCAACATCTTCATCGGTATGCGACATAGACATGAACCAAATATGTCCTTCTGGTAGATATAAACCACCATCCAAAGTTGCTTCATAGAAGGTTTTGTGGAACCGTTGTTGTTTTTCGTCATCGCTATCGGTGCTCAAACCGAAGTAGGGCATGGGTCCGATACCACCGATGCGGGCATTGTCAATACCGAGACGTGCTGTCATCTCTCTGTAGCCATCTAATAACTTCTGTCCCTGTTTCCACATAAAGGCGACACCGTCTTTGGCTTCGAGTTCGTCAATTGTGGCGATTGCAGCGGCAACGAGCGATACCTCTCCGTGGAAGGTCGCGGCGACCCAGACATCGCCCACTTCATCCATGATTTCTTCTTTTCCAACGACGACAGCCGTTGCAAATCCGTTTGCGAGTGCTTTGCCGAAGACAGACATATCTGGTGTGACACCGAAGTATTCCTGCGCGCCGCCTAAAGCATAACGGAACCCGGTTTTGACCTCATCAAAAATCATCAGTGCGCCGTTGGCATTGACGAGTGCTTTTGCTTCTTCAAGATACCCGTCCTTAGGCAGGTCCTGTCCGGAAGGCTCCATAATCAAGCAGGCGATCTCGCCGGGGTGCGCTTTAAAGAGGTCGGCGAGTCCTTCAAGATCGTTAAAATCGACGCTGAGTGTGGCGGCAGCAGCACCTGACAAGTGCCCGCGTGCGTGGCTACACCAATCGTGCCATCCGTGATAACCGGATCGGATCACCTTTTCTCTAACGGTATATGCGCGAGCGAACTTAATCGCACCGGTTGTTGCGTCGGATCCGCCAACAAAATAAGCGATTCTGTCCGCTGATGGGATAATCTGAACGAGTTTTTCGGCGAGTTCTACTTCAAGCGTATGCCCGAAATTGTAGACATTGCCACGTTCAACGAGGTATTTTGTAACCGTGTCAATCACAGTGGGATAGGCGTGCCCAAGTATCATGGGTCCGTATCCCATCAGATAGTCGATATAGTCGTTTCCATCGGCATCCCAAAAATGCGCGCCTTTCGCGCCTGCGATCATAACCGGTCTTGGTGGCTGGCTCTGTTTATGGGGTTGCCCACCGCCGACGAGTGCGGCTCTGGCGCGCTTCTGCCACGCGAGCGATTTTTCAAAACTTCGTTCCATTCTGAAACCTCCAATATTGGTATCCTATGCGTTGAAATCCGCCTTAATTTTAAATTTTAGCATAATTCGGGATTTGATGGGAGAATTTCTTGAAAAATAGTCCGATTTTATGGAATAATAAAATCACTGGATTGTTGTGAATAGGATTTATAGCACGTTTGAGAAAAGAGGAAGGAATAAAAAATGGCAGTGAACCTCTTAAGCGACGCGCAGATGCGGCATTTCATCGCGAACGGTTTCGTGACCGTCACAACCGAACTGCCTGCGCAATTTCACGATGCAGTCTATGAAAAGACTGTAGACGTCTTCGATAAGGAAGGGAATCCGGGTAACAACCTTTTGCCGAGAATACCGGAGATTCAGCAGGTCTTTGACGATCCAAACGTTGAAGGTGCCTTGACGAGTCTGCTGGGTGCTGACCACTATATGCAGCCGCACCGGCATCCGCATTACAATCCGCCCGGGAGTAAAGGGCAAGGACTGCACCAAGACGGCGGGAAACGGTGGTCGCACCATACGCGCAGGCTGTTGGTCTTCTATTATCCGCAGGATACTCCTGTTGAAC contains:
- a CDS encoding aminotransferase class III-fold pyridoxal phosphate-dependent enzyme, giving the protein MERSFEKSLAWQKRARAALVGGGQPHKQSQPPRPVMIAGAKGAHFWDADGNDYIDYLMGYGPMILGHAYPTVIDTVTKYLVERGNVYNFGHTLEVELAEKLVQIIPSADRIAYFVGGSDATTGAIKFARAYTVREKVIRSGYHGWHDWCSHARGHLSGAAAATLSVDFNDLEGLADLFKAHPGEIACLIMEPSGQDLPKDGYLEEAKALVNANGALMIFDEVKTGFRYALGGAQEYFGVTPDMSVFGKALANGFATAVVVGKEEIMDEVGDVWVAATFHGEVSLVAAAIATIDELEAKDGVAFMWKQGQKLLDGYREMTARLGIDNARIGGIGPMPYFGLSTDSDDEKQQRFHKTFYEATLDGGLYLPEGHIWFMSMSHTDEDVAKTLSVSEDALKRAKAA